The following are encoded in a window of Candidatus Desulfofervidus auxilii genomic DNA:
- a CDS encoding aspartate dehydrogenase, which yields MLKVGLIGCGAIGAVIAQAIETRLAERYILKAVFDLSIEKAKVLVKRLKISPFIASDFLNFMKEDLDLVIEAASQEAVVAYAEKILKANRDLMIMSVGALLKNDLFEKLSKVAYRYKRHIYLPSGAVAGIDALKAAALAGLKEVVLTTRKPPLGLKGAPYIKEKGIKLEDISTPTLIYEGPAEEAVKYFPANVNVAAIVSLVGLGKIKTKVRIIVDPNLHTNQHEIKAKGIFGELTCLTDNVPCPDNPKTSYLAALSAIKTLEKISEEIVIGT from the coding sequence ATGTTGAAAGTAGGATTGATTGGATGTGGAGCAATTGGGGCAGTTATTGCGCAGGCGATAGAAACACGCCTGGCAGAAAGATATATTTTAAAAGCTGTGTTTGATCTTTCTATTGAAAAGGCAAAGGTATTGGTAAAACGTCTAAAGATATCACCTTTTATTGCTTCAGACTTTTTAAATTTTATGAAAGAAGATTTAGATTTGGTTATTGAAGCTGCTTCTCAAGAGGCAGTTGTAGCTTATGCAGAAAAAATCTTAAAAGCAAATCGTGATTTAATGATTATGAGTGTGGGAGCTTTATTAAAAAACGATTTATTTGAAAAATTGAGTAAGGTGGCTTATAGATATAAACGTCATATTTATCTTCCATCAGGGGCAGTAGCTGGTATTGATGCTTTAAAAGCAGCAGCTTTGGCAGGTCTTAAAGAAGTAGTTCTTACTACAAGAAAACCACCTTTAGGTTTAAAAGGAGCTCCATATATAAAAGAAAAAGGAATTAAACTTGAAGATATTTCTACACCAACACTTATTTATGAAGGGCCAGCAGAGGAGGCTGTAAAATATTTTCCAGCTAATGTTAATGTAGCAGCAATTGTAAGTTTGGTGGGACTTGGGAAAATAAAAACAAAAGTAAGAATTATTGTTGATCCAAATCTACATACAAATCAACATGAAATTAAAGCAAAAGGGATTTTTGGGGAATTGACATGTTTAACAGATAACGTTCCCTGTCCTGATAATCCTAAAACAAGCTATTTAGCTGCTCTTTCAGCTATTAAAACATTAGAAAAAATTAGTGAGGAAATAGTAATAGGAACATGA
- a CDS encoding M48 family metallopeptidase, with protein sequence MKKIILFFICFVFACTTVKIPVTSEEKFEAEVEIAVEEWKGWYNDLRRVSNIFYKILKSISAEESLKGKIIFPSKKPFWDDGIRHIELKKLNKVDHKALEVITGKMLPKDGYILLPLPSMPAEVLIKPWSFAKKFNFDKEKHTFTYLVNGKEIKIKAIAFPIWIHFFVSMSKEINAYASKGKNGYFIVIHRGICHFLPDDNQLAFVISHEIAHILRGHLKKRVGVNLITGILATGIAIATGISDLANIVYAGVMAKYSRDQEREADFFGLYFTYLSGYDIELASKAFITLGSSAPRSLLENFFATHPYDAERRAYLKKVVNWIKEGKTWQQIIREH encoded by the coding sequence ATGAAAAAAATCATTCTGTTTTTTATCTGTTTTGTTTTTGCCTGTACAACAGTCAAAATACCTGTAACTTCAGAGGAAAAATTTGAAGCAGAAGTAGAAATTGCTGTTGAAGAATGGAAAGGTTGGTATAATGATTTAAGACGAGTATCAAATATTTTTTATAAAATTTTAAAAAGTATATCTGCTGAAGAATCACTAAAAGGAAAAATAATATTTCCTTCAAAAAAGCCATTCTGGGATGATGGCATAAGACACATTGAATTAAAAAAATTAAATAAGGTTGACCATAAAGCATTAGAAGTAATTACAGGTAAAATGCTGCCAAAAGATGGTTATATACTCCTTCCATTACCTTCTATGCCAGCAGAAGTACTTATAAAACCATGGAGTTTTGCAAAAAAATTCAATTTTGATAAAGAAAAACATACTTTTACTTATTTAGTAAATGGCAAAGAAATAAAAATAAAAGCTATAGCATTTCCTATATGGATACATTTTTTTGTTTCTATGTCAAAAGAAATAAATGCTTATGCCTCTAAGGGAAAAAATGGATATTTCATTGTGATTCATCGAGGTATTTGTCATTTCTTGCCTGATGATAACCAACTTGCATTTGTTATAAGTCATGAGATAGCTCATATTTTAAGAGGTCATTTAAAGAAAAGGGTAGGAGTAAATTTAATTACTGGAATTTTGGCTACTGGAATTGCCATAGCTACTGGGATTTCAGATTTAGCAAATATTGTATATGCTGGTGTTATGGCAAAATATAGTAGAGATCAGGAAAGGGAAGCAGATTTTTTTGGTCTTTATTTCACATATTTAAGTGGCTATGACATTGAATTGGCAAGCAAAGCATTTATTACATTAGGTAGTTCTGCTCCTAGATCTCTACTTGAAAATTTCTTTGCTACTCATCCATATGATGCCGAAAGAAGAGCTTACCTTAAAAAAGTAGTTAATTGGATAAAGGAAGGAAAAACTTGGCAGCAAATTATTAGAGAACACTGA
- the polX gene encoding DNA polymerase/3'-5' exonuclease PolX, whose translation MRNQDIAKIFYEIADMYEIKGENPFRVRAYRRAAQNIENLAEDIEKVIKDRKKIPGIGQDLMQKIKEILKKGTCKTYEELKKEIPPSLLELLAIPGVGPRTAKLIYDHFKVTSLDELERLCLEHKIQSLPGVRVKTEENILKGIQLVRKGRERRPLGLILPLAEEIIEILKKRCPIDRIDVAGSVRRRKETVKDIDILVCSSNPWQVMEEFVNLPFASEIIAHGITKSSIRTQDGLQIDLRVVEKECYGAALCYFTGSKEHNIRIRELAIKKGLKINEYGIFEGEKRIGGKEEEEVFRAVDLPYIPPELREDRGEIEAAMEGKLPKLVEMEEIKGDLHVHSKYSDGTATLGEIAEKARKMGLEWIAICDHSQSLKVAKGVSIEDLRRKRKEIDEFNRKSDVKLLCGTEVDILNDGSLDYPNEILKEMDFVVAAIHTGFKQDKATLTKRIIKAMENPYVHSIAHPTGRVIGERDPYPLDIEKVFEKAVATGTCLEINAYYKRLDLNDVLSHAAKNKGIKVTIGTDAHLLDQIEFLRLGVFVARRGWLEKKDILNTLTYKELIKFLKRNKN comes from the coding sequence ATGCGAAATCAAGATATAGCTAAGATTTTTTATGAAATTGCCGATATGTATGAAATAAAAGGAGAAAATCCATTTCGAGTAAGGGCTTATCGTAGGGCTGCTCAAAATATTGAAAATTTGGCAGAAGATATTGAGAAAGTTATTAAAGATAGAAAAAAAATTCCTGGAATTGGTCAAGACTTAATGCAAAAAATTAAAGAAATTCTTAAAAAAGGTACTTGTAAGACATATGAAGAATTAAAAAAAGAAATTCCACCAAGCCTTTTAGAGCTTCTAGCTATTCCTGGTGTTGGGCCAAGAACAGCTAAATTGATTTATGATCATTTTAAGGTAACTTCTTTAGATGAGTTAGAAAGGTTATGTCTAGAGCATAAAATTCAAAGTTTACCTGGTGTACGAGTAAAAACAGAAGAGAACATTTTAAAAGGTATTCAATTAGTGAGAAAAGGAAGGGAGAGAAGACCGCTTGGTTTAATTTTGCCTTTAGCTGAAGAGATTATAGAAATTTTAAAAAAGCGCTGTCCAATAGATAGGATTGATGTTGCTGGTAGTGTTAGGAGGAGAAAAGAGACAGTAAAAGATATTGATATACTTGTTTGTTCTTCAAATCCCTGGCAGGTGATGGAAGAATTTGTAAATCTTCCTTTTGCTTCAGAAATAATTGCACATGGAATAACAAAATCAAGCATTCGTACTCAAGATGGTTTGCAAATAGATTTGAGGGTAGTGGAAAAGGAATGTTATGGAGCAGCTCTTTGTTATTTTACTGGTTCAAAAGAACATAATATTCGGATTCGGGAGTTAGCTATAAAAAAGGGATTAAAAATTAACGAATATGGAATTTTTGAGGGAGAAAAAAGAATTGGTGGGAAGGAAGAAGAGGAGGTATTTAGGGCAGTAGATTTACCTTATATTCCACCTGAATTAAGAGAAGATAGAGGAGAAATAGAAGCAGCAATGGAAGGTAAGTTACCAAAATTGGTGGAGATGGAAGAAATAAAAGGAGATCTTCATGTGCATTCTAAATATAGTGATGGAACAGCTACATTGGGAGAGATTGCTGAAAAAGCAAGAAAAATGGGACTTGAATGGATAGCCATCTGTGATCATTCTCAGAGTTTAAAAGTGGCTAAAGGTGTTTCTATAGAAGATTTGAGAAGAAAGAGAAAAGAGATAGATGAATTTAATAGAAAAAGTGATGTAAAGCTTTTATGTGGTACAGAAGTGGATATTTTAAATGATGGTTCCTTAGATTATCCAAATGAAATCTTAAAAGAGATGGATTTTGTTGTGGCAGCTATTCATACAGGTTTTAAACAAGATAAAGCAACTTTGACTAAGAGGATCATTAAAGCAATGGAAAATCCTTATGTACATAGTATTGCTCATCCTACAGGAAGGGTAATAGGAGAAAGGGATCCTTATCCCCTTGATATAGAAAAAGTTTTTGAAAAAGCTGTTGCTACAGGCACTTGTTTGGAAATCAACGCTTATTATAAAAGATTAGATTTAAATGATGTGCTTTCTCATGCTGCTAAAAATAAGGGAATAAAGGTTACTATTGGCACAGATGCCCATCTTTTAGACCAAATAGAATTTTTGCGTTTAGGTGTTTTTGTTGCGCGCAGAGGTTGGTTAGAAAAGAAAGATATATTGAATACATTAACTTATAAAGAATTAATAAAATTTTTAAAGAGAAATAAAAATTAA
- a CDS encoding nitronate monooxygenase family protein, with product MLIPKLKIGVHEAEIPIIQGGMGVGISLHSLAAAVANNGGIGVIAAACIGFRESNFKKAPQMANQIALKKEILLAKKLAPGGIIGVNIMVALTDYEDLVITALENGADIIFSGAGLPLSLPRLKQRYPYSKTALVPIISSARAAVLLCKKWLKSYNYLPDAFVLEGPKAGGHLGFSLEDLIKNKFRLEQLLKETLEAIDPYVKLAGRPIPIIVAGGVYTSEDIARFLYLGASGVQMATRFVVTEECDASEAFKKEYLRAKKEDIIFIKSPVGLPGRAIKNKFLEAVEKGEKIPFKCAYHCIKTCVPKKAPYCISIALINAQKGNLEEGFAFAGSNAYRSKKITKVKTLIKELLEDLKKA from the coding sequence ATGCTTATCCCAAAATTAAAAATTGGTGTTCATGAAGCAGAAATTCCCATTATACAAGGAGGAATGGGAGTAGGCATTTCCCTTCATTCTTTAGCAGCTGCTGTTGCAAATAATGGTGGTATAGGAGTAATTGCTGCTGCATGTATTGGATTTCGTGAATCCAATTTTAAAAAAGCACCTCAAATGGCTAATCAGATTGCCTTAAAGAAGGAAATTCTTTTAGCTAAAAAATTGGCTCCTGGTGGTATAATTGGTGTAAATATTATGGTAGCGCTTACTGATTATGAAGATTTAGTAATAACAGCCTTAGAAAATGGTGCAGATATTATTTTTTCTGGAGCTGGACTACCTCTTTCTCTCCCTCGTTTAAAACAAAGATATCCATATAGCAAAACAGCCTTAGTGCCTATCATTTCTTCTGCAAGGGCTGCTGTTTTACTTTGTAAAAAATGGCTAAAAAGTTATAATTATTTGCCTGATGCTTTTGTTTTAGAAGGGCCAAAAGCTGGTGGTCATCTTGGTTTTTCTTTAGAAGATTTAATAAAAAATAAATTTCGACTTGAACAATTGTTAAAGGAAACATTAGAAGCTATAGATCCTTATGTAAAATTAGCAGGAAGACCTATTCCTATAATTGTAGCTGGAGGAGTCTATACTAGTGAAGACATTGCCAGATTTCTCTACCTTGGGGCAAGTGGAGTGCAAATGGCTACTCGCTTTGTGGTTACAGAAGAATGTGATGCATCAGAAGCATTTAAAAAAGAATATTTGCGAGCAAAAAAAGAGGATATTATTTTTATTAAAAGCCCAGTTGGACTACCTGGACGGGCAATAAAAAACAAGTTTTTAGAAGCAGTTGAAAAAGGAGAAAAAATTCCTTTTAAATGTGCTTATCATTGCATTAAAACATGTGTACCTAAAAAAGCTCCTTATTGTATCTCTATTGCTCTTATAAATGCTCAAAAAGGTAATTTAGAAGAAGGCTTTGCATTTGCTGGAAGTAATGCATATCGTTCAAAAAAGATAACCAAAGTAAAAACATTGATTAAAGAACTTCTGGAAGACTTGAAAAAAGCTTAG
- a CDS encoding tRNA1(Val) (adenine(37)-N6)-methyltransferase, which produces MKEDYTLDIFFNGKLKVYQKKKGYRFAIDAFIIANFVQLKKGQIVVELGTGCGIIALLLALKYPEVKKIIAIEIQPSLALLARKNVSLNRFDNLIEVMEIDMKKLPQIFPAASCDVVVSNPPYYSLKKGRISPEIEKAIARHEIKASLEDIVKIGQFVLKEKGKIYLIYPASRCQHLFITLRSHGLEPKCLRFVHPYVSEEANFVMVEAMKGGKEGLKVKFPLIIYERHGKYTPEVAEYYKKEGK; this is translated from the coding sequence ATGAAAGAAGATTATACTTTAGATATATTTTTTAATGGAAAATTAAAAGTCTATCAAAAGAAAAAAGGGTATCGTTTTGCTATTGATGCATTTATTATAGCAAATTTTGTCCAATTGAAAAAAGGACAAATTGTGGTTGAGTTAGGTACAGGATGCGGGATTATTGCTTTACTTTTAGCTTTAAAATATCCAGAAGTAAAAAAAATTATTGCTATAGAAATACAACCTTCTCTTGCTCTATTAGCTCGAAAAAATGTAAGTTTAAATAGATTTGATAATTTAATTGAAGTTATGGAAATAGATATGAAAAAATTACCTCAAATTTTTCCAGCTGCAAGCTGTGATGTGGTAGTTAGCAATCCTCCATATTATTCATTAAAAAAAGGTCGTATAAGTCCTGAAATAGAAAAGGCTATCGCTCGTCATGAGATAAAAGCTTCATTAGAAGATATTGTAAAAATAGGGCAATTTGTGTTAAAAGAAAAAGGGAAAATATATCTTATTTATCCGGCTTCCAGGTGTCAACATTTATTTATTACCCTGCGAAGCCACGGTTTGGAGCCAAAATGTTTGCGTTTTGTTCATCCTTATGTAAGTGAAGAGGCAAATTTTGTAATGGTTGAGGCTATGAAAGGGGGGAAAGAAGGATTAAAAGTTAAATTTCCCTTGATTATTTATGAAAGACATGGAAAGTATACACCTGAAGTAGCCGAATATTATAAAAAGGAGGGAAAATGA
- a CDS encoding PAC2 family protein: protein MRLTIEILRNDFQTPILLACWPGMGYVALSVAKYLKTHLSAEKVAFIPPDELFQLPGISIKGGLIEPVFIPKNEFYFWQSGDKSLLIFISESQPVPGKEYLLANTVLDFAQSHGVKQVFTAAAMPVEMSHKDVPGVWAVGSDEKIIQRLTKQEIRLMQRGSISGMNGSLLGVARERGFKAICLLGEIPFYTVQIENPKATKAVIEVFAVLTGIFVETTELDELGRYMEKEVDEYLKIAQEKGQSVIPPKGPETLH, encoded by the coding sequence ATGAGACTAACAATAGAAATTTTAAGGAATGATTTTCAAACTCCTATCCTTCTTGCCTGTTGGCCAGGGATGGGATATGTAGCATTGAGTGTGGCTAAATATCTTAAAACACATCTTTCTGCAGAAAAGGTAGCTTTCATTCCACCAGATGAGCTTTTTCAGCTTCCTGGTATTTCTATTAAAGGAGGATTGATTGAACCTGTTTTTATTCCAAAAAATGAATTTTATTTTTGGCAATCAGGAGATAAATCTTTACTTATTTTTATCAGTGAATCACAACCAGTACCTGGTAAAGAATATCTTTTAGCTAATACTGTACTTGATTTTGCTCAATCGCATGGTGTTAAACAAGTTTTTACTGCAGCAGCTATGCCTGTAGAAATGAGTCATAAAGATGTTCCTGGAGTATGGGCAGTAGGATCTGATGAAAAGATAATTCAAAGACTCACAAAACAAGAAATTAGATTAATGCAAAGAGGTTCTATTAGTGGTATGAATGGTTCGCTTTTAGGTGTTGCTCGAGAAAGGGGATTTAAAGCTATCTGTCTTTTAGGTGAAATTCCTTTTTATACTGTGCAAATAGAAAATCCAAAAGCAACAAAGGCTGTGATTGAAGTTTTTGCTGTATTAACAGGTATATTTGTAGAAACAACTGAATTGGATGAATTAGGTCGTTATATGGAGAAGGAAGTAGATGAATATTTAAAAATTGCTCAAGAAAAAGGGCAATCTGTAATTCCACCTAAAGGGCCAGAAACACTTCATTGA
- the metE gene encoding 5-methyltetrahydropteroyltriglutamate--homocysteine S-methyltransferase translates to MEIFSSNLGYPRIGPKRELKKALEDFWQKKIDKESLLKTAIQIQLQNWQIQKEAGIDFIPVGDFSLYDHMLDMTVMLGLIPKRFRKNGIKNDLDMYFSMARGEKDIPPLEMTKWFDTNYHYLVPEIDTEPKLLENYFLSLCKKAQSIGIEAKPVLVGPYTFLRLSKGKNKFSILSKLIEVYKEILKQLNELKIKWVQIDEPALVLNISKEEIQMVKDIYNQFKDIEINIMLQTYFEGISAYEELVNLPVKGIGLDFVRSDDNLNNLKKYGFPKDKVLGLGIINGRNVWRTNLEKAFYLANEIIEKAKPSAIFVQPSCSLLHLPVSIELETQLAPEIKNILAFAKERLQEVAILKKALKEGKLPEGTYTGSPEVHPLKEVKERIANLKEEDFKRSLPYKERRKYQKKILNLPLFPTTTIGSFPQTKDIRKMRAMFNRGEINENEYKQFIKEKIAFCIGVQEGLGLDVLVHGEFERSDMVEYFAQKMTGFIVTKHGWVQSYGSRCVRPPIIYADISRPKAMTVDEIAYAQSLTKKPVKGMLTGPVTILNWSYVREDIPREEVAYQIALALRDEVLDLEKAGIKIIQIDEPAFREGLPLKEEKRKAYLEWAVKAFRLTNAPVKPETQIHTHMCYSEFQDIIFAIDDMDADVISIECSRSKGDIISTFEDYHYEKGIGLGVYDIHSPRIPKKEEIREILKRCLKVLRPEQLWINPDCGLKTRQWEEVIPSLKNMIEVANEFRKEFQI, encoded by the coding sequence GTGGAGATTTTTAGCAGTAATCTAGGTTATCCTCGCATAGGACCAAAACGAGAATTAAAAAAAGCCTTAGAAGATTTTTGGCAAAAAAAGATAGATAAAGAATCTTTACTTAAAACCGCTATACAGATTCAATTGCAAAATTGGCAGATACAAAAAGAGGCAGGTATTGATTTTATCCCTGTAGGAGATTTTTCTCTTTATGACCATATGTTAGATATGACTGTAATGCTTGGTCTTATTCCGAAGAGATTTCGTAAAAATGGGATAAAAAATGATTTAGATATGTATTTTAGCATGGCTAGGGGAGAAAAAGATATTCCTCCTTTAGAAATGACAAAATGGTTTGATACAAATTATCATTATCTTGTGCCAGAGATAGATACAGAACCAAAACTTTTAGAAAATTATTTTTTATCCCTTTGTAAAAAAGCACAATCAATTGGTATTGAAGCAAAACCTGTATTGGTTGGCCCATATACTTTTTTAAGATTAAGTAAAGGTAAAAATAAATTTTCAATTTTATCTAAATTAATTGAAGTTTATAAAGAAATTTTAAAACAATTGAATGAATTAAAAATAAAATGGGTACAAATTGATGAACCTGCTTTAGTATTGAATATCTCAAAAGAAGAAATTCAAATGGTTAAAGATATTTATAATCAATTTAAAGATATTGAAATAAATATAATGCTTCAAACTTATTTTGAAGGTATAAGCGCTTATGAAGAACTAGTTAATTTGCCTGTTAAAGGGATTGGTTTAGATTTTGTTCGTTCAGATGATAATTTAAATAATTTAAAAAAATATGGCTTCCCAAAAGACAAAGTTTTAGGATTAGGTATTATTAATGGCAGAAATGTCTGGCGTACAAATTTGGAAAAAGCATTTTATTTAGCCAATGAAATTATAGAAAAAGCAAAACCAAGTGCAATTTTTGTTCAACCAAGTTGCAGTTTGCTTCATCTGCCTGTTTCTATTGAATTAGAAACACAACTTGCACCTGAAATAAAAAATATTTTAGCCTTTGCCAAAGAAAGATTACAAGAAGTAGCGATTTTAAAAAAGGCTTTAAAAGAAGGAAAATTGCCTGAAGGCACTTATACTGGTAGTCCAGAAGTACATCCTTTAAAGGAAGTAAAAGAAAGGATTGCTAATTTAAAAGAAGAAGATTTTAAACGTTCTTTACCTTATAAAGAAAGAAGAAAATATCAAAAAAAGATATTAAATCTACCTTTATTCCCCACTACTACTATTGGCAGTTTTCCTCAAACAAAAGATATAAGAAAGATGCGAGCAATGTTTAATCGAGGGGAAATTAATGAAAATGAATATAAACAATTTATTAAAGAAAAAATAGCCTTTTGCATTGGTGTGCAAGAAGGGCTTGGATTAGATGTACTTGTACATGGAGAATTTGAAAGGAGTGATATGGTAGAATATTTTGCTCAAAAGATGACAGGTTTTATCGTAACAAAACATGGTTGGGTGCAATCATATGGCTCAAGATGTGTTAGACCCCCTATTATTTATGCAGATATAAGTAGACCTAAAGCAATGACAGTAGATGAAATTGCTTATGCTCAAAGTTTAACGAAAAAACCAGTAAAGGGAATGTTAACAGGCCCAGTGACAATTTTAAATTGGTCATATGTAAGAGAGGACATACCTAGAGAGGAAGTAGCTTACCAAATTGCATTAGCCTTAAGGGATGAAGTATTAGATTTAGAGAAAGCAGGCATTAAAATTATTCAAATTGATGAGCCTGCATTTAGAGAAGGTTTACCACTAAAGGAAGAAAAAAGAAAAGCATATTTAGAATGGGCAGTAAAGGCATTTCGTTTGACAAATGCACCAGTCAAACCAGAAACACAAATTCATACTCATATGTGTTATTCAGAATTCCAGGACATTATTTTTGCTATAGATGATATGGATGCAGATGTTATCTCCATTGAATGTAGTCGAAGTAAAGGTGATATTATTAGTACATTTGAAGATTATCATTATGAAAAAGGTATTGGTCTTGGCGTATATGATATTCATAGTCCTCGTATTCCAAAAAAAGAAGAAATTAGAGAAATTTTAAAAAGATGTTTAAAGGTATTAAGACCAGAACAGCTTTGGATAAATCCTGATTGTGGTTTAAAAACAAGACAATGGGAAGAAGTTATACCTTCATTAAAAAATATGATTGAAGTAGCAAATGAATTTAGGAAAGAATTTCAAATTTAA
- a CDS encoding metal-dependent hydrolase, translating into MEPITHLLTGYHLSRFLKFKIKYPTIAVLIGAIFPDIDHIVILFKKVYYLQYHRTFTHSLITTPFFAFLLAIIIKFWDKKGKFFTYFSLISIGIFSHLLLDLIVPYGIKLFYPFGRWYAFNWVCVIDIPLLIILLISFFIEKLNLFSEKKISLIVLLFMINFFLFRSYLNYKVANHFHSIYPKNIKIMALPTPFNPFEWKVIVELEKEYKYFYFNFLKNKLYFKKHFLKTSEEIAFLKNLPLSKLFLEWAIFPIVDSSEKIFYLKDLRFFHPKYHILTVRIIFDKKTKETFLFKAQ; encoded by the coding sequence ATGGAACCCATAACACATCTTCTTACTGGCTATCATTTATCAAGATTTTTAAAATTTAAAATAAAATATCCTACTATAGCTGTGCTTATTGGTGCCATTTTCCCAGATATTGATCATATTGTGATTCTTTTTAAAAAAGTTTATTATTTACAATATCATCGTACTTTTACTCATTCCCTTATAACTACTCCTTTCTTTGCATTTTTGCTTGCTATAATTATAAAATTTTGGGATAAAAAAGGTAAATTTTTTACTTATTTTTCCCTTATATCAATTGGAATTTTCAGTCATCTTCTTCTTGATTTGATAGTGCCTTATGGAATCAAATTATTTTATCCTTTTGGGAGATGGTATGCTTTTAATTGGGTCTGTGTAATTGATATTCCATTGCTTATTATTCTTCTTATTTCATTTTTTATTGAAAAGTTAAATCTTTTCTCTGAAAAGAAGATTTCATTAATTGTATTACTTTTTATGATAAATTTTTTTCTTTTTCGTAGTTATCTCAATTATAAAGTAGCTAATCATTTTCACTCTATTTATCCTAAAAATATCAAAATAATGGCTTTACCTACACCTTTTAATCCATTTGAATGGAAGGTAATTGTGGAATTAGAAAAAGAATACAAATATTTCTATTTTAATTTTTTAAAAAATAAACTTTATTTTAAAAAACATTTTTTAAAAACCTCAGAAGAAATTGCTTTTTTAAAAAATTTACCACTCTCCAAGTTATTTTTAGAGTGGGCTATTTTCCCTATTGTGGATAGTTCAGAAAAAATTTTTTATTTAAAAGATCTTCGTTTTTTTCATCCAAAATATCACATCCTTACTGTTCGCATTATTTTTGATAAGAAAACAAAAGAAACATTTTTATTTAAAGCTCAATGA
- a CDS encoding DUF1015 domain-containing protein, whose translation MVEIKPFKGIIYNQKRVKLEKVVSPPYDVISEEERQQLAKRSPYNIVHLILGKGKNWPEEAGKRFEQWLKEEIFVLELDEAIYFYTMEYDLKGEKRTQQGFIARVKIEPFEKKIILPHEKTFTKVVAERLRLLKATKANLSQIYGIYDDKEDKIISILSKVVQDISPFIKIKFDNVTHCLFRVTDKNVFKILQDLMYEKKIVIADGHHRYRTALAYKEEMQKKFPDIDAPFNYVCMYLSSFRQITILPIHRLIPTEVLLDFSLKNFFKKLEQYFELKVYKKEKIFWKKLRENKIKTVIGLYIQDIPDNFFLLKLKKQDWTRSLSETLKKIDTIVLNQLILKKMFKFSETQLNQEDFIYYISDDQMAISLVREGKYKMAFLLNPLSPENLKDVVLASCLLPRKSTYFYPKILTGLVINSLRI comes from the coding sequence ATGGTTGAGATTAAGCCTTTTAAAGGTATTATTTATAATCAAAAACGTGTAAAATTAGAAAAGGTAGTAAGTCCACCTTATGATGTTATTTCTGAAGAAGAAAGACAGCAATTAGCTAAACGTAGCCCTTACAATATAGTACATTTGATTTTAGGAAAAGGAAAAAATTGGCCTGAAGAAGCAGGTAAACGTTTTGAACAATGGTTAAAAGAAGAAATTTTTGTTTTAGAGTTAGATGAGGCTATTTATTTTTATACAATGGAATATGATTTAAAAGGAGAAAAAAGAACTCAACAGGGTTTTATAGCAAGGGTAAAGATTGAACCTTTTGAAAAAAAAATAATTTTACCTCACGAAAAGACATTTACAAAAGTAGTTGCTGAACGTTTACGTCTATTAAAAGCTACTAAGGCTAATCTAAGCCAAATATATGGTATTTATGATGATAAAGAAGATAAAATCATTTCAATTTTATCTAAAGTAGTACAAGATATATCTCCTTTCATCAAAATCAAATTTGATAATGTCACTCATTGCCTTTTTAGAGTTACAGATAAAAATGTTTTTAAAATATTGCAGGACTTAATGTATGAAAAAAAGATTGTTATTGCTGATGGACATCATCGTTATCGCACTGCTTTAGCTTATAAAGAAGAAATGCAAAAAAAATTTCCTGATATAGATGCTCCTTTTAATTATGTCTGTATGTATTTAAGCAGTTTTCGTCAAATAACTATTTTGCCTATTCATCGATTGATTCCTACAGAGGTTTTACTTGATTTTTCTTTAAAAAACTTTTTTAAAAAATTAGAGCAATATTTTGAGTTGAAAGTGTATAAGAAAGAAAAAATTTTTTGGAAAAAATTAAGAGAAAATAAGATTAAAACAGTTATTGGTTTGTATATTCAAGATATACCTGATAATTTTTTTCTTCTTAAATTAAAAAAACAAGATTGGACAAGAAGTTTATCAGAGACGTTAAAAAAAATAGATACAATAGTATTAAATCAATTAATTTTGAAAAAAATGTTTAAATTTTCAGAAACTCAATTAAATCAAGAAGATTTTATTTATTATATTAGCGATGACCAAATGGCCATTTCTCTTGTAAGAGAAGGAAAATATAAAATGGCTTTCTTATTAAATCCCCTATCACCTGAGAATCTAAAGGACGTAGTACTTGCTTCTTGTCTATTGCCTCGAAAATCTACATATTTTTATCCTAAAATTCTTACGGGCTTAGTAATAAATAGTTTAAGAATTTAA